Proteins from one Parvibaculum lavamentivorans DS-1 genomic window:
- a CDS encoding DUF368 domain-containing protein, whose amino-acid sequence MPPSRTSSDVSLSTEWQWKPLLGWSIAALLFAASWLWPATRACWDLLDAALFRALNGTVAWGEPFAIFWALADSGQFLAFLLLASFVIYFRVIARGDLDRFRDGLGFAVFTALVLAVAFFLLKTVAQPRLSPSLVFETYHSIGNLVPWAQTTENSSASFPDIRTSLMIVLAALWWRGLTWRLGLAGAALAFLFTLPPIAAGAHWPTDAAVTGGTLAMLTLAIMSGTPAAAWITHAAARPAGWAISRWQGFVNELSPEGLDNPNPTRQVLRGMCVGAADLVPGVSGGTMALILGIYKRLIAAIAHVDKEFLQLLLRGRLLAAARHIDFMFILPLGIGVLLSLIIFSRVVPLSLMVTHLPEITFGFFFGLIAASIVGLISHIEPKGFASWIWMALGVCLGLLAAVLVPVQTPDAWWFIFLCGMAAIAAMLVPGISGSFVLLILGKYTDAIDALGRLDTAFLLPLLAGVVTGALAFSRAIAWLLNHYYRQTILTVIGVLGGSLLAVWPFKDRQYEMVGEKTRLVAAHPYVPTNLDWTVISGVVAILAGVFLYRLLDRLAQHTEQTDTV is encoded by the coding sequence ATGCCGCCAAGCAGAACCTCGAGCGACGTGTCACTGTCGACGGAATGGCAGTGGAAGCCACTTCTGGGATGGAGCATAGCGGCGCTGCTTTTCGCTGCTTCATGGCTGTGGCCGGCGACGCGGGCCTGTTGGGACCTTTTGGATGCGGCGCTCTTCCGCGCGCTGAACGGAACTGTCGCCTGGGGCGAGCCTTTCGCTATCTTCTGGGCCCTGGCGGACAGCGGGCAGTTCCTCGCATTTCTGCTGTTAGCAAGTTTCGTCATTTATTTTCGCGTCATCGCGCGCGGCGATCTCGACCGCTTTCGCGACGGCCTCGGCTTCGCGGTTTTCACCGCCCTTGTTCTGGCGGTTGCCTTTTTCCTTTTGAAGACTGTGGCGCAGCCCCGCCTTTCGCCCTCTCTCGTTTTCGAGACCTATCATTCGATCGGAAATCTGGTGCCCTGGGCGCAGACGACTGAAAATTCTTCCGCCAGCTTTCCCGACATCCGCACATCCCTGATGATTGTGCTTGCTGCCCTCTGGTGGCGCGGCCTCACATGGCGGCTCGGCCTTGCAGGCGCGGCGCTCGCGTTCCTCTTCACGCTGCCCCCCATCGCGGCAGGCGCACACTGGCCCACAGATGCCGCGGTTACGGGCGGCACACTCGCCATGCTGACATTGGCGATCATGAGCGGCACGCCCGCCGCCGCATGGATTACGCACGCCGCTGCCCGTCCGGCGGGATGGGCGATCTCGCGCTGGCAAGGTTTTGTGAACGAACTGAGCCCCGAGGGTCTCGACAATCCAAACCCGACGCGGCAGGTGCTGCGCGGCATGTGCGTCGGCGCGGCCGACCTCGTTCCCGGCGTCAGCGGCGGTACGATGGCGCTTATTCTCGGCATCTACAAACGGCTGATCGCCGCCATCGCGCATGTCGACAAGGAATTTCTGCAGCTTCTGCTTCGCGGACGGCTGTTGGCCGCCGCGCGCCATATCGATTTCATGTTCATTCTGCCGCTGGGCATCGGCGTTCTCCTGTCGCTGATCATTTTCAGCCGTGTCGTGCCCCTGTCTTTGATGGTGACGCATCTGCCGGAAATCACCTTCGGCTTTTTCTTCGGCCTCATCGCCGCATCCATCGTCGGCCTCATTTCACATATTGAGCCTAAAGGCTTCGCGAGTTGGATATGGATGGCTCTCGGCGTCTGCCTTGGCCTCCTGGCGGCGGTTCTCGTTCCTGTCCAGACGCCGGATGCCTGGTGGTTCATTTTTCTGTGCGGCATGGCGGCCATCGCCGCAATGCTCGTGCCCGGCATATCCGGCTCGTTCGTGCTGCTCATTCTCGGCAAATACACGGATGCGATTGACGCGCTGGGACGGCTCGACACTGCCTTCCTGCTGCCGCTGCTTGCCGGCGTGGTGACGGGTGCGCTCGCCTTCTCGCGCGCGATTGCCTGGCTGCTGAACCACTATTACCGGCAGACGATCCTGACGGTGATCGGCGTACTGGGTGGCTCGCTGCTGGCCGTGTGGCCGTTCAAGGACCGTCAATACGAGATGGTCGGTGAAAAGACGCGTCTCGTTGCGGCACATCCCTATGTACCGACCAATCTCGACTGGACGGTGATTTCGGGCGTCGTGGCCATCCTGGCGGGCGTTTTCCTCTACCGCCTGCTTGACCGGCTGGCACAGCACACGGAGCAAACGGACACTGTGTGA
- a CDS encoding alpha-glucosidase/alpha-galactosidase, which translates to MTKVCMIGAGSTVFMKNLVGDILLNEMFADCHIALHDIDEARLKTSAIVAGKIADALSVSPEITATTDRREALAGADFVIVMIQVAGYKPGTVVDFEIPKKHGLRQTIADTLGVGGIMRGLRTVPVLLDIANDMRELCPRALMLQYVNPMAINCWALNRLAPDIAHVGLCHSVQGTAYELSKDLDVDYKSLRYQCAGINHMAFYTKFERELPDGTREDLYPKLKEIAARGEEPGWNKVRYEMLRRTGYFVTESSEHFAEYVPWFIKRDRPDLIERFNIPLDEYIRRCEEQIAAWDAQERELVSANRLEVKFSGEYGAKIMRAVVSGKPTVINGNVANNGLIDNLPAGACVEVPCLVDANGVTPTRVGALPPQLAAMMQTNINVQSLTMEAIATGKREHIYHAAMMDPHTAAELSLDQIWALVDDLIEAHGDWLPAYR; encoded by the coding sequence ATGACCAAAGTCTGCATGATCGGCGCGGGCAGCACTGTTTTCATGAAAAATCTGGTGGGCGACATCCTGCTGAACGAGATGTTCGCGGATTGCCACATCGCGCTGCACGACATCGATGAGGCACGGCTGAAAACTTCTGCCATCGTGGCGGGAAAGATCGCCGATGCGCTTTCGGTTTCACCCGAGATCACCGCGACGACGGACCGGCGCGAAGCTCTTGCGGGCGCCGACTTCGTGATCGTCATGATCCAGGTCGCGGGCTACAAGCCGGGCACGGTTGTCGATTTTGAAATTCCGAAAAAGCATGGCCTGCGGCAGACCATCGCCGACACGCTGGGCGTGGGCGGAATCATGCGCGGACTGCGGACCGTGCCCGTGCTGCTCGATATCGCAAACGATATGCGCGAGCTCTGCCCCAGGGCGCTCATGTTGCAATATGTAAACCCGATGGCGATCAACTGCTGGGCGCTGAACCGGCTGGCGCCCGACATCGCCCATGTCGGCCTCTGCCACTCGGTGCAGGGTACGGCTTACGAACTCTCCAAGGATCTCGATGTCGACTACAAGTCGCTGCGCTATCAATGCGCCGGCATCAACCACATGGCGTTCTATACGAAATTCGAACGCGAACTGCCGGACGGCACGCGCGAGGATCTCTACCCGAAACTGAAAGAGATTGCGGCGCGGGGCGAGGAACCGGGCTGGAACAAGGTACGCTATGAAATGCTCCGCCGGACTGGTTATTTCGTAACCGAATCGAGCGAACACTTCGCCGAATATGTGCCGTGGTTCATCAAGCGCGACAGGCCGGACCTGATCGAGAGATTCAACATTCCGCTCGACGAATATATCCGCCGCTGCGAGGAGCAGATCGCGGCATGGGACGCGCAGGAGCGCGAACTCGTTTCGGCGAACCGGCTGGAGGTGAAGTTCTCCGGCGAATATGGTGCGAAAATCATGCGCGCGGTCGTGTCGGGCAAGCCCACCGTCATCAACGGCAATGTCGCCAATAACGGCCTCATCGACAACCTGCCGGCGGGGGCCTGCGTGGAGGTGCCTTGCCTCGTCGATGCGAACGGCGTGACGCCGACGCGGGTGGGAGCCCTGCCGCCGCAGCTCGCGGCGATGATGCAGACCAATATCAACGTGCAATCGCTGACGATGGAAGCCATAGCCACCGGCAAGCGCGAACATATCTACCATGCCGCCATGATGGACCCGCACACGGCGGCGGAGCTTTCGCTCGACCAGATATGGGCGCTCGTCGACGACCTGATCGAGGCACATGGCGACTGGTTGCCCGCCTACCGCTAG
- a CDS encoding beta-galactosidase → MPQAQSLTDVSIGVCYYPEHWPEAMWPEDARRMREAGISRVRIGEFAWSRLEPEPGTYDFDWLSRALDTLHGEGLQVVLGTPTATPPKWLVDSMPDMLPVDRHGRPRGFASRRHYCFSHAGYRRECARIVKALAETFGQHPAIVAWQTDNEYGCHDTVLSYSDEARLGFRHWLRDRYGSVAALNDAWGNVFWSMEYRSFDEIDLPSGTVTEANPAHRADFHRYSSDQVAAFNRVQVEIIRALSPGRDILHNFMTFFLDFDHYEVMKDLDIATWDSYPLGSLDVFPGDAAHKTAFMRTGDPDLQAFHHDLYRGAGRGRFWVMEQQPGPVNWAHYNVDAQPGLVRLWGLEGFAHGAETISYFRWRQAPFAQEQFHAGLNLPDGEPDRAFHEVKQLSQDLASLGPLGASASARVALVFSYEAAWFLRVQPQGRSFSYVEQVFAMYRSLRRLGLDVDVVGPDAEVSGYALVLVPSMPHVPERLAASLAACKGTLLIAARSGSRTASHRIPDNLAPGILSGLLGVKVTRAESFRPHGAVPVRYDNENYSFDRWREFVVPEAGVEVLAETEDGHPAFTRKGRAHYLAGWPDDAFLNGVVERLAREAGLATGELPAGLRSRRRGPYRFVFNYGPAAADISPYFPASEFVLGQPRLEVGGVAVLHTDVPANG, encoded by the coding sequence ATGCCGCAAGCTCAAAGCCTCACCGACGTCTCGATCGGCGTCTGCTATTACCCGGAGCACTGGCCGGAAGCCATGTGGCCGGAGGATGCCCGGCGCATGCGTGAGGCGGGGATTTCCCGCGTCCGCATCGGCGAGTTCGCCTGGTCCCGGCTGGAGCCGGAGCCGGGAACTTACGATTTCGACTGGCTATCCCGCGCGCTCGATACGCTGCATGGCGAGGGCCTCCAGGTCGTTCTCGGGACGCCGACGGCAACGCCCCCCAAATGGCTGGTCGATTCGATGCCCGACATGTTGCCGGTAGACCGGCATGGGCGGCCCCGCGGCTTTGCGTCGCGCCGCCACTACTGCTTCTCCCATGCCGGATACCGGCGCGAATGTGCGCGTATCGTGAAGGCGCTGGCTGAGACATTCGGGCAGCATCCGGCCATCGTCGCCTGGCAGACCGACAATGAATATGGCTGCCACGACACGGTGCTTTCCTATTCCGACGAGGCGCGGCTCGGCTTTCGTCATTGGCTGCGCGATCGCTACGGATCGGTCGCCGCGCTCAACGATGCCTGGGGCAATGTCTTCTGGAGCATGGAATATCGCAGCTTCGATGAGATCGACCTGCCTTCCGGCACGGTCACGGAGGCGAACCCGGCACATCGCGCCGATTTTCATCGCTATTCGTCGGATCAGGTCGCGGCGTTCAATCGCGTGCAGGTCGAAATCATCCGCGCCCTTTCGCCCGGCCGCGACATTCTCCACAATTTCATGACCTTCTTTCTCGACTTCGATCACTACGAGGTGATGAAGGACCTCGATATTGCAACCTGGGATTCCTATCCGCTGGGAAGTCTCGACGTCTTTCCGGGCGACGCCGCTCACAAGACCGCCTTTATGCGCACGGGCGATCCCGATCTTCAGGCATTCCACCACGATCTTTATCGGGGTGCCGGCCGTGGCCGCTTCTGGGTCATGGAGCAGCAGCCCGGCCCGGTGAACTGGGCGCATTACAACGTGGATGCGCAGCCCGGTCTCGTCCGTCTCTGGGGGCTTGAGGGCTTCGCGCATGGTGCGGAGACGATTTCTTACTTCCGCTGGCGGCAGGCGCCTTTCGCGCAGGAGCAGTTTCATGCCGGGCTCAACCTGCCGGATGGCGAACCGGACCGCGCCTTCCATGAAGTGAAGCAGCTCTCGCAGGATCTCGCCTCGCTCGGTCCGCTCGGTGCGTCCGCTTCCGCACGGGTGGCGCTCGTCTTTTCCTATGAGGCGGCATGGTTCCTCCGCGTGCAGCCGCAAGGGCGCAGCTTCTCCTATGTGGAGCAGGTCTTTGCGATGTACCGCTCGCTCCGCCGTCTCGGGCTCGATGTCGATGTCGTCGGGCCCGATGCCGAAGTGAGCGGTTACGCGCTTGTCCTCGTTCCTTCCATGCCGCATGTGCCGGAGCGTCTCGCCGCGTCGCTCGCGGCTTGCAAGGGAACGCTCCTCATTGCCGCACGCAGCGGCAGCCGCACAGCGTCTCACCGGATACCGGACAATCTCGCTCCCGGCATCCTCTCCGGCCTGCTCGGCGTAAAGGTCACGCGCGCCGAGAGTTTCCGGCCCCACGGCGCCGTTCCCGTCCGCTACGACAATGAAAACTACAGCTTCGACCGCTGGCGCGAATTCGTCGTTCCGGAGGCGGGCGTCGAGGTGCTGGCGGAGACGGAAGACGGGCATCCGGCCTTCACCCGCAAGGGCCGCGCGCATTACCTCGCCGGCTGGCCGGACGACGCATTCCTCAACGGGGTAGTGGAGCGGCTGGCGCGGGAGGCGGGCCTCGCAACGGGCGAGCTTCCAGCCGGCTTGCGCAGCCGCCGGCGTGGGCCTTACCGCTTCGTTTTCAACTACGGCCCGGCCGCCGCCGACATCTCGCCTTATTTCCCCGCTAGTGAGTTTGTGCTCGGCCAACCCCGGCTTGAAGTCGGCGGTGTGGCGGTTCTGCATACGGACGTTCCAGCGAACGGTTAA